In a genomic window of Mageeibacillus indolicus UPII9-5:
- a CDS encoding NAD(P)/FAD-dependent oxidoreductase: MNNLNYRGSEREGNVISTESPSVISVISNRQPLSAPNSAGQEHYDVCIIGAGVTGAALARELSRYQLKVIILESSNDVAMGASKANSAIVHGGYAESHNKEKGRLCYRGRREFEHLDAELNFGFRPIGSLVLTTDESQLPALQALYANGLANSVPDLAILSHEKIAAIESALNPAVKYALHCSGAGVCSPYEYVIALIENAITNGVELRLQAAVTAITPTSEGFYVWINGNDTVVQTRYLVNAAGVAAQKVTALLDPSLPEKDEIAITPRTGEYLLMRHGSGSIINHVLFSMPTAMGKGILVTPTYYNNLLIGPDALNDSAASLDTHVDRLIKIFAAAAKTVNGLNINDFIRSYAGARAVASTDDFILKASSCYPRLVYAAGIQSPGLTASPAIAVRLVEILHEQGLHCLPKPDFNPFRPAILPERPENKAWLNGHELSAAVNLPLGDPERLVCRCEQVAEKTIDEAMRRPIPILSLDALKRRTRTGTGFCQGNFCGPRICQLLQEKYGRTIPPTTDVEAAGLRRVKKKDLLAAYKPDAPSKPDAANTSYTGSISAAPKN; encoded by the coding sequence ATGAATAATTTAAACTATCGCGGATCAGAAAGGGAAGGAAACGTAATTTCGACCGAAAGTCCTTCCGTAATTTCCGTAATTTCCAACCGCCAACCGCTTTCAGCCCCGAATTCAGCCGGACAAGAACACTATGATGTATGCATTATCGGAGCCGGAGTTACCGGTGCTGCCCTCGCCCGGGAATTAAGCCGATATCAACTAAAGGTAATTATTTTGGAATCCAGTAATGATGTTGCCATGGGCGCAAGCAAAGCTAATTCTGCCATAGTGCACGGTGGCTATGCCGAAAGCCACAACAAAGAAAAAGGCCGCCTGTGCTACCGCGGCCGGCGCGAATTTGAACATTTGGATGCCGAGCTTAATTTCGGATTCCGCCCCATCGGTTCATTGGTACTGACCACGGATGAGTCGCAGTTGCCCGCACTTCAGGCGCTCTACGCCAATGGCCTAGCTAATTCCGTGCCGGACTTGGCAATTCTATCGCACGAAAAAATTGCAGCGATCGAATCAGCGCTGAATCCAGCGGTAAAATACGCGCTTCACTGTTCCGGTGCCGGAGTGTGTTCGCCTTATGAGTACGTCATCGCTTTGATTGAAAACGCCATAACTAACGGCGTAGAACTAAGATTACAGGCAGCAGTTACCGCCATCACTCCGACTTCTGAAGGTTTTTACGTATGGATCAATGGAAACGACACTGTAGTACAGACGCGATACTTAGTTAACGCAGCAGGGGTCGCAGCCCAAAAAGTTACCGCCCTGCTCGATCCCAGCTTGCCGGAAAAAGACGAGATCGCAATCACTCCCCGTACCGGAGAATATCTCTTGATGCGCCACGGCTCGGGCTCGATAATTAACCATGTCTTATTTTCAATGCCCACAGCCATGGGGAAAGGAATTTTGGTCACCCCGACCTATTACAACAACCTCTTAATCGGGCCGGACGCTCTAAATGACTCTGCCGCATCCCTGGACACTCACGTGGATAGGCTTATAAAAATTTTCGCTGCCGCCGCCAAAACCGTAAACGGCCTTAATATAAATGATTTCATTCGCAGTTATGCCGGGGCCCGCGCTGTCGCTTCTACGGATGATTTTATTCTGAAGGCAAGCTCATGTTATCCCCGCTTAGTTTATGCCGCCGGCATCCAATCCCCTGGTTTAACCGCCTCGCCAGCCATCGCCGTCCGACTGGTCGAAATATTGCATGAACAAGGTTTGCACTGTCTGCCGAAACCTGATTTCAATCCCTTCCGCCCAGCTATTTTGCCTGAGCGACCGGAAAATAAAGCTTGGTTGAACGGACATGAGCTATCCGCTGCCGTCAACCTGCCTTTGGGCGATCCGGAACGTTTAGTTTGTCGCTGTGAGCAGGTTGCGGAAAAAACTATCGACGAGGCAATGCGCCGCCCCATCCCCATCTTATCGCTTGACGCCCTGAAACGCCGCACCCGTACCGGCACCGGCTTTTGCCAGGGCAACTTTTGTGGTCCACGAATTTGCCAATTGCTGCAAGAAAAATACGGGCGTACCATTCCTCCGACCACCGATGTCGAAGCCGCCGGTCTGCGACGAGTGAAGAAGAAAGATTTACTCGCCGCTTACAAACCGGACGCTCCAAGCAAACCGGATGCTGCTAACACTTCTTATACCGGATCAATTTCGGCCGCTCCGAAAAATTAG
- a CDS encoding purine-nucleoside phosphorylase, giving the protein MTTYEKLTRCLESVRSKTNFVPEVGLILGSGLGDYAETIKVEQVIPYAEIESFPQSTVAGHSGRLIFGYVGAVKVVIMQGRVHYYEGYAMSDVVLPTRLMGLLGAKVIFLTNAAGGVNFKFKPGDFMMITDHITTNIPSPLIGANLDELGPRFPDMSTVYSPRLQAIIRAQATSLGIALQEGVYMQFTGPNYETPAEIRACRTLGGDAAGMSTACEAMAARHMGLEVCGISCITNLAAGMAKTELNHKEVQETADRVAVDFKRLVTAVIEAIK; this is encoded by the coding sequence ATGACAACTTATGAAAAACTTACGAGATGCCTGGAAAGTGTTCGCAGCAAGACGAATTTTGTGCCGGAAGTCGGCCTGATTTTGGGCTCTGGTTTGGGGGATTATGCGGAAACAATCAAGGTCGAACAGGTTATTCCTTACGCGGAAATCGAATCTTTCCCGCAATCGACGGTCGCCGGACACAGCGGACGCTTGATTTTTGGTTATGTCGGTGCGGTTAAAGTGGTAATTATGCAAGGTAGGGTACATTACTACGAAGGCTATGCGATGAGCGATGTCGTTTTGCCAACGCGACTGATGGGTTTACTTGGAGCGAAGGTGATTTTCTTAACTAACGCAGCTGGTGGGGTCAATTTCAAATTTAAGCCTGGCGATTTTATGATGATTACCGATCATATAACCACCAATATTCCTAGTCCGCTTATCGGGGCTAATTTGGATGAGCTGGGGCCGCGTTTCCCGGACATGAGTACTGTTTATAGCCCACGGCTTCAGGCCATAATCCGGGCGCAGGCAACTAGCTTGGGCATTGCTTTACAAGAAGGTGTATACATGCAATTTACTGGGCCAAATTATGAGACTCCTGCTGAAATCCGTGCCTGTCGTACTTTGGGTGGGGATGCAGCCGGGATGAGCACAGCGTGTGAAGCCATGGCAGCCCGGCACATGGGGTTGGAAGTTTGTGGGATTTCCTGTATCACTAATTTGGCGGCCGGTATGGCCAAAACTGAGCTTAATCATAAGGAAGTTCAGGAAACGGCGGACCGGGTGGCTGTCGATTTTAAACGCTTGGTAACTGCAGTTATCGAAGCAATTAAGTAA
- a CDS encoding Crp/Fnr family transcriptional regulator, with translation MKGNKYLYQAFPFLREIDSKRREEFERYFQSAPIWLLDACKIETMPAGHVFVEENTPLETIFFVGKGSIRALDYRIDGITHEFMRFDHVYAMGGMEIIMDLDFYRTTLQTVTPCIMVKLPKAKFKEWILSDPNALRLEAKLIGEYLLQQGRESRLFLFLQGSDRLAMLLANRFERFSQDGILKVKGTRQDLSDATGLCVKTINRAVKKFESEGVITQMGHDLYVNEEQYHKLVKIVSRTANI, from the coding sequence ATGAAAGGTAACAAATATCTGTACCAAGCTTTCCCATTTTTACGTGAAATCGACAGCAAGCGGCGGGAAGAGTTTGAACGTTATTTTCAAAGTGCTCCGATTTGGTTGCTTGATGCCTGCAAGATAGAAACGATGCCGGCCGGACATGTTTTTGTGGAAGAAAATACTCCTTTGGAAACTATATTTTTTGTCGGCAAAGGTAGTATTAGAGCTTTAGATTACCGCATCGACGGAATTACCCACGAATTTATGCGATTTGATCATGTCTATGCTATGGGCGGCATGGAAATAATTATGGATCTGGATTTTTACCGGACGACCTTACAAACGGTGACTCCTTGTATTATGGTTAAATTGCCTAAGGCTAAGTTTAAAGAGTGGATTTTATCTGATCCCAACGCTTTGCGGTTGGAAGCAAAATTAATCGGGGAATATTTGTTACAACAGGGACGCGAAAGTCGGTTGTTTTTGTTCCTACAAGGCTCTGATCGCTTGGCAATGTTGTTGGCCAATCGTTTTGAGCGTTTTTCTCAAGACGGGATACTGAAAGTTAAAGGAACTCGTCAGGATCTGTCCGATGCCACTGGCTTATGTGTTAAGACCATCAATCGGGCGGTAAAAAAGTTTGAGAGTGAAGGTGTGATAACTCAGATGGGTCACGATTTGTATGTTAATGAAGAACAATATCACAAGTTAGTGAAAATTGTTTCGCGTACGGCGAATATATAG
- the add gene encoding adenosine deaminase, with protein MQLNELLALPKIDLHCHLDGSINLGLVSDLLGRDVAPSELQVAEDCKSLAEYLHKFDLPLQCMNTAAGLYRTAKQFMLDLSAENVVYVEARLAPLQSVNQNISAFQVMEAVIDGMEAGRQETGIDYGVIACVMRHHALDDSRQMIRDINDFWGHGLCALDLAGDEAAYPMSMFSDLFASVAKEGHPFTIHAGECHDHKNVAVALNTGARRIGHGIAISGQAQLIDTCREHKIGIEMCPTSNLQTKAVDSLHEFPLREFLAAGLKVTVNTDNRTVSNTSLTREMALLVDNFGLTETELRQITANAADTAFASPEIKAKLRKKIWHER; from the coding sequence ATGCAATTAAATGAACTATTGGCTCTACCCAAAATTGATTTGCACTGCCATTTAGACGGTTCAATAAATCTAGGTTTAGTCAGCGATCTATTAGGGCGCGATGTAGCCCCTTCCGAGCTACAAGTTGCTGAAGACTGCAAAAGTTTAGCGGAATATTTGCACAAGTTCGATCTACCGTTACAATGTATGAATACGGCTGCTGGCTTGTATCGAACTGCCAAACAGTTTATGTTGGACTTAAGTGCTGAAAATGTAGTTTATGTAGAAGCGCGATTGGCCCCGCTGCAGTCGGTTAATCAAAATATTTCTGCGTTCCAAGTAATGGAAGCGGTAATCGACGGAATGGAAGCCGGACGCCAAGAAACTGGCATAGATTATGGGGTAATCGCCTGTGTCATGCGCCATCATGCGCTGGATGACAGCCGCCAAATGATCAGAGATATCAATGATTTTTGGGGGCATGGTTTATGTGCATTGGATTTGGCCGGAGATGAAGCGGCTTATCCGATGTCGATGTTTAGCGATTTATTTGCCTCGGTAGCCAAAGAGGGCCATCCTTTTACCATTCACGCCGGGGAATGCCACGATCATAAAAATGTAGCGGTTGCTTTAAATACTGGTGCCAGACGTATTGGTCACGGTATTGCTATAAGTGGGCAAGCGCAACTCATTGATACCTGCCGTGAGCATAAAATCGGTATTGAGATGTGTCCAACCAGTAATTTGCAAACTAAAGCGGTTGACTCACTCCACGAATTTCCTTTGCGGGAATTTTTGGCAGCCGGTCTGAAAGTTACGGTCAACACTGACAACCGAACGGTAAGTAATACCAGCCTGACGCGAGAAATGGCGTTGTTGGTGGATAATTTTGGCCTTACCGAAACTGAGTTACGCCAAATTACGGCCAACGCGGCGGATACCGCCTTCGCGTCGCCTGAGATAAAAGCAAAGTTAAGAAAGAAGATTTGGCATGAAAGGTAA
- a CDS encoding BMP family lipoprotein — protein sequence MKKNIISLALIAAMALSMFTGCVKPKMEPVDKKANAGATEAAKTEGGNNYELALITDVGTIDDKSFNQGSWEGLVKYAKEHNITHKYYKPTEKSDAACLAAIDLAVKGGAKVVVTPGFLFETSVYEAQTKYPKVKFVIIDAAPTKNKKTDIKDNVLSIFYAEGQAGYLAGYAAVVEGYRNLGFMGGIAVPAVVRFGYGFIQGVNAAAKELNVPKDAITLKYTYLGNFAATPENQTKAAAWFNEGAECIFACAGGAGNSVMKAAESANKAVIGVDVDQSVESKTVITSAMKNLSDSVYNALASYYDNKFVGGKSVVLGAAENGIQLPMATSKFKKFTQADYDRLYKGLKDGTIKVVKDTDVDAPEKVPADNVKVEVIK from the coding sequence ATGAAGAAGAACATTATCAGTCTGGCTTTGATAGCTGCGATGGCTTTATCAATGTTTACCGGTTGCGTCAAACCCAAAATGGAACCAGTCGACAAAAAAGCCAATGCTGGCGCGACTGAGGCGGCTAAAACTGAGGGCGGCAACAATTACGAATTGGCTTTGATTACTGATGTCGGTACAATTGACGACAAGTCATTCAACCAGGGCTCATGGGAAGGCTTGGTAAAGTATGCCAAAGAGCACAACATCACCCATAAATACTACAAACCAACCGAAAAATCGGACGCAGCTTGCTTGGCTGCTATTGACTTGGCCGTTAAAGGCGGAGCTAAAGTCGTAGTAACTCCCGGCTTCCTGTTTGAAACTTCTGTATATGAAGCGCAAACCAAATACCCGAAGGTAAAATTTGTCATTATTGATGCTGCACCTACTAAGAATAAGAAAACTGACATCAAAGACAACGTTTTGTCTATTTTCTACGCTGAGGGTCAGGCCGGATATTTAGCCGGTTATGCTGCTGTTGTTGAGGGCTATCGTAACCTCGGCTTCATGGGCGGTATCGCAGTTCCGGCTGTAGTAAGATTTGGTTACGGCTTTATTCAAGGTGTCAATGCTGCGGCTAAAGAACTTAACGTACCTAAAGACGCGATTACCTTAAAATATACTTATTTAGGCAATTTCGCCGCTACTCCAGAGAACCAAACCAAAGCTGCTGCTTGGTTCAATGAAGGTGCTGAATGTATCTTTGCTTGCGCAGGTGGTGCAGGTAACTCAGTTATGAAAGCTGCTGAATCAGCTAACAAGGCGGTAATCGGTGTGGACGTCGACCAATCAGTTGAATCAAAGACGGTAATAACTTCGGCCATGAAGAACCTTTCTGACTCTGTTTACAATGCTTTGGCCAGCTACTATGACAACAAGTTCGTTGGCGGCAAGAGCGTGGTTCTTGGCGCGGCTGAAAATGGTATCCAACTGCCTATGGCGACTTCCAAGTTCAAGAAGTTTACCCAAGCCGACTATGATCGCCTTTACAAGGGCCTTAAAGATGGTACCATCAAAGTGGTCAAAGATACCGATGTCGATGCTCCAGAAAAAGTACCTGCCGACAACGTAAAAGTTGAAGTAATCAAGTAA
- the deoC gene encoding deoxyribose-phosphate aldolase encodes MGQQEILRHVDHTILKAFTTWQDIVKLCDEAITYKTASVCIPPCYVKRVHDTYGEKLNICTVVGFPLGYSCTAAKIAETKQALADGANEIDMVINITDVKNGDFAAVESEIRQLKTAVGGKILKVIIETCYLTEPEKIAMCKVVTAAGADYIKTSTGFGTAGATMEDILLFKANIGPKVKMKAAGGVKTVADMEKFIAAGCDRIGTSSAIRLIQEAK; translated from the coding sequence ATGGGACAACAAGAAATTTTACGACATGTGGATCATACGATTTTGAAAGCTTTCACTACTTGGCAAGATATCGTCAAACTTTGTGATGAAGCTATTACCTACAAAACGGCCTCGGTGTGTATACCACCTTGCTATGTCAAGCGAGTACATGACACCTACGGCGAAAAATTAAATATCTGCACCGTGGTGGGTTTTCCGCTAGGCTACAGCTGCACCGCGGCCAAAATCGCTGAAACCAAGCAGGCATTGGCGGACGGGGCGAATGAAATAGATATGGTTATCAATATAACTGATGTAAAAAATGGCGATTTCGCAGCGGTAGAGTCAGAGATTCGTCAATTGAAAACTGCCGTAGGTGGTAAAATATTGAAAGTTATCATTGAAACCTGCTACTTAACAGAACCGGAGAAAATTGCTATGTGTAAGGTAGTTACGGCGGCCGGCGCGGACTACATAAAAACTTCGACCGGCTTCGGGACGGCGGGAGCGACAATGGAAGATATTCTACTTTTTAAAGCCAACATCGGTCCCAAAGTAAAAATGAAAGCGGCTGGCGGAGTGAAAACCGTCGCCGACATGGAAAAATTTATTGCTGCTGGCTGTGATCGTATCGGTACCAGCTCAGCCATTCGCTTAATACAAGAAGCGAAATAA
- a CDS encoding pyrimidine-nucleoside phosphorylase, giving the protein MRMYDLIMKKRNGEALTSVEIKELINGYVAGTIPDYQMAAFLMAVYFRGMTEAETLAMTLAVAHSGDMVDLSGIDGVKVDKHSTGGVGDKTTLIIAPIVAACGVKVAKMSGRGLGHTGGTVDKMESIPGMRTTLEQKEFFEVVNKTGLSVIGQSGNLAPADKKLYALRDVTATVDSIPLIATSIMSKKLAAGNDCILLDVKTGSGAFMKTIDDSIKLAQTMVKIGENAGKRTVALITNMDIPLGHNIGNSLEVVEAIEVLRGKGPQDLVGVCESLASNMLYLAGRGDLPTCLAQVRSAIADGSALERLKAMVAAQGGDVAVIEDPDKFTKAKYTYDVLCPRSGYISFMDTEGCGIASAMLGAGRETKDSAIDYSAGIIIHKKTGEAVKQGEVMATLYADDAQLFEAAAAEYRAAVRIEDEKPKKEPLIYARVTADAVERFDLT; this is encoded by the coding sequence ATGAGAATGTACGATTTAATTATGAAAAAACGTAACGGTGAGGCGCTTACTTCCGTTGAAATAAAAGAGCTGATCAACGGTTATGTAGCCGGCACCATTCCTGACTATCAGATGGCCGCCTTCCTTATGGCCGTCTATTTCCGCGGTATGACGGAAGCAGAAACTTTAGCAATGACCTTGGCAGTGGCTCATTCCGGCGACATGGTCGATTTATCTGGGATTGACGGAGTAAAAGTAGATAAACATTCCACCGGTGGAGTGGGCGACAAAACCACACTGATTATTGCCCCAATTGTAGCAGCTTGTGGCGTTAAAGTCGCCAAAATGTCCGGGCGTGGGCTGGGTCATACTGGTGGTACGGTGGACAAAATGGAGTCGATCCCTGGCATGCGCACTACCCTCGAGCAGAAGGAATTCTTCGAAGTTGTCAATAAAACTGGCCTGAGCGTAATCGGCCAATCGGGCAATCTTGCTCCGGCGGATAAAAAGTTATATGCTTTGCGTGATGTTACCGCCACGGTGGACAGCATTCCGTTGATTGCCACTTCAATTATGAGCAAGAAATTGGCAGCCGGTAACGATTGTATTTTGCTCGATGTCAAGACCGGCAGTGGCGCCTTTATGAAAACAATAGACGATTCGATTAAATTGGCACAGACTATGGTTAAAATTGGTGAAAACGCCGGTAAGCGCACGGTCGCTTTAATTACTAATATGGATATCCCTCTGGGTCATAATATCGGTAACAGCCTGGAAGTGGTCGAAGCTATAGAAGTTTTGCGTGGTAAAGGCCCGCAGGACCTCGTTGGCGTTTGCGAAAGCCTTGCAAGCAATATGCTTTATCTGGCCGGCCGCGGCGACCTCCCCACCTGCCTTGCGCAAGTTCGAAGTGCAATTGCCGATGGTTCGGCTTTGGAACGGTTAAAAGCTATGGTTGCTGCCCAAGGCGGAGATGTTGCAGTTATTGAAGATCCGGACAAGTTTACTAAGGCCAAGTACACTTATGATGTGCTTTGCCCCCGCAGCGGGTATATAAGTTTCATGGATACCGAGGGCTGCGGCATCGCGTCGGCGATGTTGGGAGCCGGTCGCGAAACGAAAGACAGCGCAATTGATTACAGTGCCGGGATTATTATTCATAAGAAAACGGGGGAAGCGGTCAAACAAGGGGAAGTTATGGCAACACTTTACGCTGATGATGCGCAATTGTTTGAAGCGGCGGCCGCAGAGTATCGCGCGGCGGTGCGTATTGAAGATGAAAAACCGAAAAAAGAACCGCTGATTTATGCCAGAGTTACCGCCGATGCGGTTGAACGTTTTGACTTGACCTGA
- a CDS encoding ABC transporter permease, producing MSIVYFIIQQTMYFAIPLLIVAIGGMYSERSGVINIALEGIMVIGAFFGVLFIFLTQGYMSGQPLLLLAILIAAVAGGLFSLLHAFASINMKADQTISGTALNMFAPAFVIFIAREINTIQQIPFEDTFHIDRIPFLADIPVLGPMFFCNCYLTTFIGLLIFAVAAFVIQYTRFGLRLRACGEHPGAADSVGINVYKIRYAGVVISGIMAGAGGLIFVVPTSTNFNASVEGYGFLALAVLIFGQWRSKKIFFAAFFFAVMKTMASAYSAIPFLKVLPIPNEIYKMIPYIATLIVLAFSSKTSQAPRAEGIPYDKGSR from the coding sequence ATGAGCATCGTTTATTTTATAATTCAACAAACTATGTATTTTGCCATCCCTTTGCTGATCGTCGCCATCGGCGGCATGTACTCGGAACGAAGCGGTGTTATTAACATTGCGTTGGAAGGGATCATGGTCATCGGTGCTTTCTTCGGCGTGTTGTTCATCTTCCTGACTCAGGGCTACATGAGCGGACAACCGTTGCTTTTGCTGGCCATTCTGATTGCGGCCGTGGCTGGCGGGCTGTTCTCTTTACTTCATGCTTTCGCTTCGATAAATATGAAAGCAGATCAGACGATCAGCGGTACAGCACTTAATATGTTCGCTCCGGCCTTCGTAATTTTTATCGCACGTGAAATTAACACCATCCAACAAATACCTTTTGAAGATACTTTCCACATAGATCGCATTCCGTTTTTGGCGGACATTCCTGTTTTAGGGCCGATGTTCTTCTGCAACTGCTATCTCACGACTTTCATCGGATTGCTGATCTTTGCGGTGGCCGCCTTTGTCATTCAATATACGCGTTTTGGGCTGCGGCTGCGGGCTTGTGGTGAACACCCGGGAGCGGCGGATTCGGTCGGTATAAATGTGTACAAAATTCGTTATGCCGGCGTAGTGATATCGGGGATCATGGCAGGGGCCGGCGGTTTGATCTTCGTCGTTCCGACTTCCACCAACTTTAACGCGAGTGTGGAGGGCTACGGGTTTTTGGCTTTGGCGGTTTTGATTTTCGGTCAATGGCGTAGCAAGAAAATTTTCTTCGCTGCTTTCTTCTTTGCCGTTATGAAGACGATGGCCAGTGCCTACTCGGCCATTCCGTTTTTGAAAGTCCTTCCGATACCAAACGAAATTTATAAGATGATTCCGTACATAGCAACATTGATTGTATTGGCTTTCTCTTCCAAAACTTCGCAGGCACCGCGGGCTGAGGGCATACCGTACGATAAAGGCAGCAGGTAA
- a CDS encoding ABC transporter permease — translation MKNKGKLKLNQQAVDSFIASILAVVCGLLFGLIIMLVSKPANALGGFAMIVQGAFTDGIIGIGQMFYYATPIILTGLSVAFAFKTGLFNIGCSGQFTAGAFAAVYVGVHMDYLPPVVHCVVALLAAVLAGAAFGFVPGFLKARFNVNEVISSIMMNYIGMYAVNLLIQKTVYNQLKNESVPVAETANLSKAGLDIIFPDTNINIGILIAVACVIIVYIILNKTVFGYELKACGKNAAAGKYAGINAKRNIILSMVIAGALGGLGGALLYLANSGKYLQVLDLIAPEGFVGISVALLGLSNPFGVLLAGLFIGHLTVGGYNMQLYNYAPEVIDIIIASIVYCGALSLLFKILLGKLHQRKSLKIDKTMSTTAPGVSAKKEA, via the coding sequence ATGAAAAATAAAGGAAAATTAAAACTGAATCAACAAGCCGTGGACAGCTTTATTGCTTCAATACTGGCTGTTGTATGTGGCCTTCTGTTCGGCTTGATAATAATGCTGGTCAGTAAGCCGGCCAATGCTTTGGGCGGTTTTGCTATGATTGTCCAAGGGGCCTTTACCGACGGAATCATAGGTATCGGTCAAATGTTCTATTATGCCACCCCGATTATCTTAACCGGACTTTCCGTGGCTTTTGCCTTCAAAACCGGCTTGTTTAATATCGGCTGCTCGGGGCAGTTTACCGCCGGAGCTTTTGCTGCGGTTTACGTAGGTGTTCATATGGACTACTTACCACCGGTCGTGCATTGCGTGGTGGCACTGCTGGCTGCCGTATTGGCCGGAGCCGCCTTCGGCTTTGTACCAGGCTTCTTGAAGGCACGCTTTAACGTAAACGAAGTAATCTCTTCCATTATGATGAATTATATCGGAATGTATGCCGTAAATTTGCTTATTCAGAAAACCGTGTACAATCAGTTAAAAAACGAATCGGTACCGGTGGCCGAGACTGCCAATTTAAGCAAAGCTGGTTTGGACATTATCTTCCCCGACACAAACATCAATATCGGTATTTTAATCGCCGTAGCTTGTGTCATAATCGTTTACATTATTCTTAATAAAACTGTATTCGGCTATGAGCTGAAAGCCTGTGGCAAAAACGCTGCCGCCGGCAAATATGCCGGTATTAACGCCAAACGCAATATAATTTTATCCATGGTGATAGCCGGGGCGTTGGGCGGTTTGGGTGGCGCCTTGCTTTACCTGGCCAATTCCGGAAAATATTTACAAGTTTTGGATTTGATCGCGCCGGAAGGATTTGTCGGAATATCCGTTGCTTTGCTCGGTTTGTCCAACCCGTTCGGGGTTTTGTTAGCCGGACTGTTCATCGGCCATTTGACTGTCGGCGGATATAACATGCAGCTCTATAACTACGCCCCTGAAGTTATTGACATAATAATCGCTTCCATTGTTTATTGTGGAGCCTTATCCTTGTTATTCAAAATTTTGCTTGGTAAATTGCATCAAAGAAAATCGCTTAAAATTGATAAAACTATGAGCACGACCGCTCCTGGCGTTTCCGCCAAAAAGGAGGCTTGA